From Corallococcus caeni:
GTCGACCTCGTCGGGTGTGAATGCCTCCAGCGCCACTTCCGCTTTGCCCATCATCGCCCGCAGGTCGGCGAAAGGGACCGGTCCGACCAAGGCCGGCGGGGCGAACACACCGGTCTTGAGGGCTTCCACCCCCCACACGGAATGGTGCCATGTGGCTTCGACCTGAAAGTGGAAGGGGGCCATGTCGTCGAAAAGGCGCGCATTCACGAAGTCGTTGGGGTCCGCACCCGTCTCAGCGCAGTGCCTGTCCGCACGGTCCAGAAAGCCTGCGACGGCCCTCACGGTCTGCAGGAAGGTGGGCACGCTGAGGTCGTAGAGTGATGTCGCCATTGGCTTTCCCTCGCATTCTGGCGCTTGCGTTTCCGCCTTTCACCATGCGCCCGAATGACCATGACAGCAAGAACCGGGCGTTCGAAGCCATCCGTGGGATCTACCGCTACGAGGTCTTCGTGAACGCCCAGGGGCGCACATCGCAGGTCGCGGGACGGGCCGGTCGCACTTCAGCCCGTGAGCATCGTGCCTGGCTGAATCAAGGTTCCTGGAGCCCTCATGGCGTG
This genomic window contains:
- a CDS encoding DUF1993 domain-containing protein; its protein translation is MATSLYDLSVPTFLQTVRAVAGFLDRADRHCAETGADPNDFVNARLFDDMAPFHFQVEATWHHSVWGVEALKTGVFAPPALVGPVPFADLRAMMGKAEVALEAFTPDEVDRCAGKDLDLQIGPRKLAFTAETFILSFSLPNFHFHAVTAYDILRSRGVPIGKRDYEGRLRTRSA